In Pseudomonas nunensis, a single window of DNA contains:
- a CDS encoding cytochrome c biogenesis protein DipZ produces MWLLVLSYLGGVLTIVSPCILPVLPFVFARTGQPFVKSGLPLLVGMAMTFALVATLAAVGGGWVVQLNQYGRWLALVFVALFGLTLLLPKLADRLTRPLVAAGSRLSEVAGADARPRPGASFLIGVATGLLWAPCAGPILGLVLTGAALQGASIGTTLLLLAYAAGAATSLAVALLLGGKVFAAMKRSIGAGEWVRKGLGAMMLAGVAAIALGLDTGILARVSTASTGGIEQALVGRLAGKSPNNSEPIPAAGGAMQVADKTPGTLPVEGNLPPLDGAVQWLNSPPLTAEALKGKVVLVDFWTYSCINCLRTLPYVKAWAEKYRDQGLVVIGVHAPEFAFERNVGNVTKAMKDLGINYPVAIDNDYKIWRAFNNEYWPAHYFADAQGRIRYHHFGEGEYAESERVIQQLLKEAGATTVADGLINASAEGVQLAPDMNEVQSPETYVGYQRAENFVPEKSFVADKVTTYNPPAQLALNNWSLGGQWNVGAERATASAPASRIVYRFHARDLHLVLGPGADGKPVRFKVLIDGKAPADAHGSDVAPDGSGSVTEQRLYQLVRQSGGVTDRTFSIEFLDPGVSAYAFTFG; encoded by the coding sequence ATGTGGCTTCTGGTTCTCTCTTATCTCGGTGGTGTGCTGACGATTGTCAGCCCGTGCATCCTGCCGGTATTGCCGTTCGTCTTCGCGCGCACCGGGCAGCCGTTTGTGAAAAGTGGCTTGCCGCTGTTGGTGGGGATGGCGATGACCTTCGCGCTCGTCGCCACGTTGGCGGCCGTGGGCGGCGGCTGGGTCGTGCAGCTTAATCAGTACGGTCGCTGGCTCGCATTGGTGTTCGTCGCACTGTTCGGCCTGACACTGTTGCTGCCAAAACTGGCTGATCGTTTGACCCGTCCGCTGGTCGCGGCGGGCAGTCGGTTGTCGGAAGTCGCGGGTGCCGATGCCCGGCCGCGTCCCGGCGCTTCGTTCCTGATCGGCGTTGCCACGGGCCTGCTGTGGGCGCCGTGCGCCGGGCCGATTCTGGGGCTGGTGCTGACCGGTGCGGCGCTGCAAGGGGCGAGTATCGGCACCACGTTGTTGCTGCTGGCGTACGCCGCCGGTGCCGCAACTTCCTTGGCTGTGGCGCTGTTGCTGGGCGGCAAAGTGTTCGCGGCGATGAAGCGCTCGATTGGCGCTGGTGAGTGGGTGCGCAAAGGGCTTGGCGCGATGATGCTGGCCGGTGTGGCAGCGATTGCGCTGGGGCTCGACACCGGGATTCTGGCGCGGGTTTCGACGGCTTCCACCGGTGGTATCGAACAAGCGCTGGTTGGGCGACTGGCCGGTAAATCACCGAACAACAGCGAGCCGATCCCGGCTGCTGGCGGCGCGATGCAAGTCGCTGATAAAACCCCAGGCACATTGCCGGTTGAAGGCAATCTCCCACCGCTGGATGGCGCCGTGCAATGGCTCAACTCGCCACCGCTGACCGCCGAGGCGTTGAAGGGCAAAGTCGTGTTGGTGGATTTCTGGACCTATTCCTGCATCAACTGCCTGCGCACCCTGCCGTATGTCAAAGCCTGGGCCGAGAAGTATCGCGATCAAGGGCTGGTGGTGATCGGCGTGCATGCGCCGGAGTTTGCCTTCGAGCGCAATGTCGGCAACGTCACCAAAGCCATGAAAGACCTGGGCATCAACTACCCGGTGGCCATCGATAACGATTACAAAATCTGGCGTGCCTTCAACAACGAATACTGGCCGGCGCACTACTTTGCTGACGCCCAGGGACGCATTCGTTATCACCACTTTGGCGAGGGCGAGTACGCCGAGTCGGAGCGGGTGATCCAGCAATTGCTGAAGGAAGCCGGGGCCACCACGGTCGCCGACGGCCTGATCAATGCCAGCGCGGAGGGTGTGCAACTCGCCCCGGATATGAATGAAGTCCAGTCCCCGGAAACCTACGTCGGCTATCAGCGTGCCGAGAATTTCGTCCCTGAAAAAAGCTTCGTGGCGGACAAAGTGACGACCTACAACCCTCCAGCTCAACTGGCCCTGAATAACTGGAGTCTGGGCGGCCAATGGAATGTCGGGGCTGAGCGAGCCACGGCCAGCGCGCCGGCCAGCCGCATCGTCTACCGCTTCCATGCGCGTGATCTGCATCTGGTGCTGGGGCCTGGCGCTGACGGTAAGCCGGTGCGTTTCAAAGTCTTGATCGACGGCAAGGCACCGGCTGACGCCCACGGCTCTGACGTCGCCCCCGATGGCAGCGGCAGTGTGACCGAACAACGCTTGTATCAATTGGTGCGCCAGTCCGGTGGTGTCACGGACCGCACCTTCAGCATCGAATTTCTCGACCCGGGCGTGTCGGCGTATGCCTTCACGTTTGGTTGA
- a CDS encoding GNAT family N-acetyltransferase, whose translation MSTVLDIRDVLPSEVEPVRLFLGQNGWGHRTGSAEHFAQLIAHSQRTAIAVKDSRIVGFARGITDGLSNGYLSMVVVCEKHRREGVGRALVEHLMGENSDITWVLRAGREGASEFFAGLGFEVSTIAMERPRSK comes from the coding sequence ATGAGCACGGTCCTGGATATCCGAGATGTGCTGCCTTCGGAAGTTGAACCCGTGAGGCTGTTTCTTGGGCAAAACGGCTGGGGCCATCGGACCGGCTCAGCCGAGCATTTTGCGCAGTTGATTGCCCATTCCCAGCGCACCGCGATTGCAGTGAAGGACTCGCGGATCGTCGGATTTGCCCGAGGCATTACCGACGGACTGTCCAACGGGTATCTATCGATGGTGGTCGTGTGTGAGAAACATCGACGTGAAGGTGTAGGCCGTGCGCTGGTTGAGCATCTGATGGGGGAAAATTCCGATATCACCTGGGTGCTGCGTGCAGGTCGGGAAGGTGCTTCGGAGTTTTTCGCCGGTTTGGGTTTTGAGGTATCGACCATTGCTATGGAGCGTCCGCGTAGCAAGTAA
- the msrB gene encoding peptide-methionine (R)-S-oxide reductase MsrB: protein MFSRRQFLLTSGGLGAAALVIGVLPKFAASSALISEASAAEVFEVTHTDSEWHTLLSAEQYEILREEGTERAYSSPLNNEHRAGTFACAGCDLALFSSDTKFDSRTGWPSFWAPLDKAVATRQDRSFGVLREEVHCRRCGGHLGHVFDDGPKPTGLRYCMNGLAMTFKPLTA, encoded by the coding sequence ATGTTTTCACGCAGACAATTTCTTCTAACGAGCGGCGGGCTGGGGGCTGCAGCCCTGGTGATCGGTGTATTGCCAAAATTTGCGGCGAGTTCCGCACTGATCAGCGAGGCCAGCGCGGCGGAGGTTTTCGAAGTGACCCACACCGACAGCGAATGGCACACCCTGCTCAGCGCCGAGCAGTACGAAATCCTGCGCGAAGAAGGCACCGAACGGGCCTACAGCAGCCCATTGAACAACGAACATCGGGCGGGCACGTTCGCCTGCGCCGGGTGTGATCTGGCGTTGTTTTCATCGGACACCAAGTTCGACAGTCGCACCGGTTGGCCGAGCTTCTGGGCACCGCTGGACAAGGCTGTGGCCACGCGTCAGGACCGCTCATTTGGCGTGTTGCGCGAAGAGGTTCACTGCCGGCGTTGCGGCGGGCACCTGGGCCATGTCTTCGACGATGGACCGAAACCGACTGGCCTGCGCTACTGCATGAATGGCCTGGCGATGACCTTCAAGCCACTGACAGCTTGA
- a CDS encoding GNAT family N-acetyltransferase: MTSPPLYRRATPDDLLAICELGQQLNSLHHRERPDIYAPATEDFARDSAHWQPCLDGEHQVTFLAEQSGKAIGFITVQVTSFNSPLIQHQKVGRVGSVCVDDSARGQGVGRALMEHAQAWTIEQGATDLRLTVWAFNAPALRLYEELGYEMRAFEMGKRL, from the coding sequence ATGACATCCCCTCCCCTGTATCGCCGGGCAACGCCAGATGATCTTCTCGCCATCTGCGAACTGGGTCAGCAACTCAACAGCCTTCACCACCGTGAGCGGCCCGACATTTATGCGCCGGCCACCGAGGACTTCGCGCGGGACAGCGCCCACTGGCAGCCTTGCCTCGACGGCGAGCATCAAGTGACCTTCCTCGCCGAGCAGTCTGGCAAAGCGATTGGCTTCATCACCGTGCAAGTCACGTCGTTCAACAGTCCACTGATTCAGCATCAAAAGGTCGGCCGTGTGGGATCGGTCTGCGTTGACGACAGTGCTCGTGGTCAAGGCGTCGGGCGTGCGCTGATGGAGCACGCCCAAGCCTGGACTATCGAACAAGGTGCCACGGATCTACGGCTCACCGTTTGGGCATTCAACGCTCCGGCACTTCGGCTGTACGAGGAGCTGGGCTATGAAATGCGCGCCTTCGAAATGGGCAAACGCTTATAA
- a CDS encoding sensor domain-containing diguanylate cyclase: MGDATDIEPLKFNLSDFNEDMLHTIMELVSDGIWDWNANTGFVYRNPGWYEMLGYTPHSLHNNVLTWETVMHPDDYSRVMALFDDYLNQRAPGYQAEYRCRRQDGTYTWIEDRGYILARNADGSVARMVGAHRSIEDKKRLLEQLERRNHSLEALVEERTRELSRVNQQLQIQLEENRKLAETDALTSVANRYRLEKTLPQECDRAQRFRQPLSLIAMDIDDFKIINDHYGHALGDAALVQVVECLKSCARDGDLLSRWGGDEFILILPNTPLTDARDIAETIRHNLTNLLPVGDFQVTMSFGVAQRFEEEQQTGLLARADQALYRSKMMGKNVISG, from the coding sequence ATGGGCGACGCAACGGATATCGAGCCGTTGAAGTTCAATCTGTCGGACTTCAACGAAGACATGCTGCACACCATTATGGAACTGGTCAGCGACGGCATCTGGGACTGGAACGCCAACACCGGGTTCGTCTACCGCAACCCCGGTTGGTACGAGATGCTCGGCTACACGCCGCACTCGCTGCACAACAACGTGCTGACCTGGGAAACCGTGATGCACCCCGACGATTATTCGCGGGTCATGGCGTTGTTCGACGACTATCTGAATCAGCGTGCGCCCGGCTATCAGGCCGAATATCGCTGCCGCCGACAGGATGGCACCTACACCTGGATCGAAGATCGCGGCTACATCCTGGCGCGCAATGCCGATGGCTCGGTGGCGCGGATGGTCGGGGCGCACCGCAGCATCGAAGACAAAAAACGCCTGCTCGAACAACTGGAGCGGCGTAATCACTCCCTCGAAGCCCTTGTCGAAGAGCGCACCCGGGAGCTGTCCCGCGTCAATCAGCAACTGCAAATCCAGCTCGAAGAAAACCGCAAACTCGCGGAAACCGATGCCCTGACCTCAGTCGCCAATCGCTATCGCCTGGAAAAAACCCTGCCCCAGGAATGTGACCGCGCCCAGCGCTTCCGCCAACCGCTGTCGCTGATTGCGATGGACATCGACGACTTCAAGATTATTAACGATCACTACGGCCATGCATTGGGCGATGCAGCGTTGGTGCAGGTGGTCGAATGCCTGAAAAGCTGTGCACGCGACGGTGACTTGCTGTCGCGCTGGGGCGGTGACGAATTCATCCTGATCCTGCCCAATACCCCGCTGACCGATGCCCGGGACATCGCGGAAACAATCCGCCACAACCTGACGAACCTGCTGCCGGTGGGAGACTTCCAGGTGACCATGAGTTTTGGCGTGGCGCAGCGCTTTGAAGAGGAACAACAAACCGGCCTGCTGGCGCGGGCTGATCAGGCGCTGTATCGCTCGAAAATGATGGGCAAGAATGTGATTTCGGGATGA
- the msrA gene encoding peptide-methionine (S)-S-oxide reductase MsrA, translating to MKNLFTWRRTLLGLAAASVIGQCSAFSLGGSEDAVIIPPPTLDETTQAHSETAVFAGGCFWGVQGVFQHVNGVKKAVSGYAGGAANTAEYEKVSEGDTGHAESVEVTFDPTQVTYGTLLQIYFSVAHNPTELNRQGPDSGTQYRSAIFPENQEQQRVAQAYIAQLDAAHLFNKPIVTKLETYNGFYPAEDYHQDFLTEHPTYPYIVINDMPKVAQLKQLYPDRYQEKAVLVKAGL from the coding sequence ATGAAAAACCTATTCACCTGGCGCCGTACCTTACTGGGCCTGGCGGCGGCCAGCGTTATCGGCCAATGCTCGGCATTCTCTTTGGGTGGCTCTGAAGACGCCGTGATCATCCCGCCACCTACCCTTGACGAAACCACCCAGGCCCACAGCGAAACAGCAGTCTTCGCGGGCGGTTGTTTCTGGGGCGTCCAGGGTGTGTTCCAGCATGTCAACGGCGTGAAGAAAGCCGTGTCAGGTTATGCCGGTGGCGCCGCCAATACGGCTGAATACGAGAAGGTCAGCGAAGGCGATACCGGGCATGCCGAGTCCGTCGAAGTCACCTTCGACCCGACTCAAGTCACCTACGGCACCCTGCTGCAAATCTACTTCTCGGTGGCGCATAACCCTACGGAACTCAACCGTCAGGGCCCGGACAGCGGCACCCAATATCGCTCGGCAATCTTCCCGGAAAATCAGGAACAGCAACGCGTCGCCCAGGCCTACATCGCCCAACTCGACGCCGCGCATTTGTTCAACAAACCCATCGTCACCAAACTGGAAACCTACAACGGTTTCTACCCGGCCGAGGACTACCACCAGGACTTCCTCACCGAGCACCCGACGTATCCGTACATCGTGATCAACGACATGCCGAAAGTGGCGCAGTTGAAGCAGTTGTATCCGGATCGGTATCAGGAGAAAGCGGTGTTGGTGAAGGCGGGGTTATAA
- a CDS encoding LysR family transcriptional regulator, with product MDLFQAMTVYVRVVETGSMTAAALQCEMSTTMAGNHLRALEQRLGVRLLNRTTRRQRLTEFGTAYYQRCLEVLGLVADSERLAEQALDEPSGTLRVTAPLTFGTERLAPALSEFSLRCPQVKLDVVLTNGRPDLLENGFDAAIRLGAIEPSNLIARPLIDYTLTMCASKAYLARRGTPQKPEDLQHHDCLAFAYPEGDDWRSVEKQWRLTGPEGEVMVAVSGPMLINSSAGLHQAARTGMGIVMVPDALVEQDLKDGKLVALMQDYQLPSRPMNLVYTQDRYRLPKLRSFVDFAMQIWGKH from the coding sequence ATGGATTTGTTTCAGGCAATGACCGTTTACGTCCGCGTCGTGGAAACCGGCAGCATGACCGCCGCCGCGCTGCAGTGTGAAATGTCCACGACCATGGCCGGCAATCATTTGCGCGCCCTGGAGCAACGGCTCGGCGTACGCTTGCTCAACCGTACGACCCGCCGCCAGCGTCTGACAGAATTTGGTACCGCGTATTACCAACGCTGCCTCGAAGTGCTGGGGCTGGTGGCCGATTCCGAACGGCTGGCGGAACAGGCCCTCGATGAACCGAGTGGCACGCTGCGCGTCACCGCGCCGTTGACCTTCGGCACAGAACGGCTGGCGCCGGCACTCAGTGAGTTTTCTTTGCGTTGTCCACAGGTCAAGTTGGACGTCGTGCTCACCAACGGCCGTCCGGACCTGCTGGAAAACGGTTTCGATGCGGCGATTCGCCTGGGTGCTATCGAGCCGTCCAACCTGATTGCCCGCCCACTCATCGATTACACCCTGACCATGTGCGCCTCGAAGGCGTACCTGGCGCGCCGGGGCACCCCGCAAAAACCTGAAGACCTGCAACACCACGACTGCCTGGCCTTCGCCTACCCGGAAGGCGATGACTGGCGTTCGGTGGAAAAACAATGGCGCCTGACCGGCCCGGAAGGCGAAGTGATGGTTGCGGTCAGCGGTCCGATGCTGATCAATAGCTCGGCCGGCCTGCACCAAGCGGCGCGCACCGGCATGGGCATCGTCATGGTGCCCGACGCGCTGGTCGAACAAGACCTCAAGGACGGAAAACTGGTGGCGCTGATGCAGGATTACCAACTGCCGAGCCGGCCGATGAACCTGGTGTACACCCAGGATCGCTACCGTTTGCCGAAACTGCGCAGCTTCGTCGACTTCGCCATGCAGATATGGGGCAAGCACTAG